One segment of Paenibacillus rhizovicinus DNA contains the following:
- a CDS encoding extracellular solute-binding protein: MKRMKKLGLTLSSGILVASMVLSLAACGSDTNNSANTPDSTPNTPDSTATNGAGSLPDFAKFQGAKLTYWHPFSSTYIKSINDNMVVQEMEKRTGIKVDYVTPPSGQESDAFNLMIASGELPDIIPDQGYKGGGLKAVQDGVYLKLNDLIPKYAPNYAAVLAQNPDFAKQAKEDDGTIWSFKMLQTDEEPSWAGPAIRKDYLDELGLQVPKTIDDWTNVLKALKDKKKLETPMLLQLKSKFGAAEAFAGTFGSSYSQFLNKNGTVVYGPIEPGFKDFLTLMNQWYKEGLIDKDFATRDDTSADAQVTSGKAGAVAVAFYGSFGPWATSGKATNPNYNLVPTTYPVLKEGDDPAKTIHVGNKNWYSKGSDIAISAKSKNVEAALRWLDYRYSAEGFMLFNYGVEGVSYNWVDGPMKKKDGSGFFPPALSERIKTQHPEFTDLLTKNPDGVDFWTAIDKYKSLYEAYLRNPLSYVMAPEVYDAMDKWSTPAKDYNLPPLSSTDEEVNVNAEVMTQINTYREEMVYKFIMGEEPIDDFDQYVAQIKKMGIDKMIKITQDQLERYNNR; the protein is encoded by the coding sequence ATGAAGAGAATGAAGAAATTAGGTCTTACACTATCTTCAGGCATACTTGTCGCTTCAATGGTTCTATCTCTTGCAGCTTGCGGGAGTGATACGAACAATTCCGCAAATACACCGGACAGCACGCCAAACACGCCAGACAGCACTGCAACGAATGGGGCGGGGTCGTTACCGGATTTTGCAAAATTCCAAGGCGCGAAGCTCACGTATTGGCATCCGTTTAGTTCAACCTATATCAAAAGCATAAATGATAACATGGTTGTTCAAGAGATGGAAAAAAGAACGGGGATTAAGGTGGATTACGTTACGCCGCCTTCGGGACAAGAATCAGATGCGTTTAACTTAATGATTGCCTCCGGAGAGCTTCCGGATATTATTCCTGATCAGGGATATAAAGGCGGCGGACTCAAAGCCGTACAGGATGGCGTCTATTTAAAATTAAATGACCTTATTCCGAAGTATGCGCCAAACTATGCGGCAGTGTTGGCTCAGAATCCCGATTTCGCTAAACAGGCCAAGGAAGATGATGGTACGATATGGAGCTTCAAGATGCTGCAGACAGATGAAGAGCCTTCATGGGCAGGTCCGGCAATCAGAAAAGATTATCTTGACGAATTGGGACTGCAGGTGCCGAAGACGATTGACGATTGGACCAATGTTCTCAAAGCGCTTAAGGATAAGAAAAAGCTCGAGACGCCGATGCTCTTGCAATTAAAGAGCAAATTCGGTGCTGCAGAAGCTTTCGCCGGTACCTTTGGTTCTTCCTATTCCCAATTCTTGAATAAAAACGGGACTGTTGTTTACGGTCCGATCGAGCCCGGGTTCAAAGACTTCCTGACCTTGATGAATCAATGGTATAAAGAGGGTCTAATTGACAAAGATTTCGCAACTCGCGATGATACGAGCGCCGATGCACAGGTTACATCTGGAAAAGCCGGCGCAGTTGCCGTTGCTTTTTACGGAAGCTTCGGTCCGTGGGCGACTTCGGGCAAAGCAACAAACCCCAATTACAATTTAGTGCCGACGACGTATCCCGTACTTAAAGAGGGAGATGACCCAGCTAAGACGATACACGTCGGAAATAAGAATTGGTATTCAAAAGGAAGCGATATTGCGATATCCGCAAAAAGCAAAAACGTTGAAGCCGCATTAAGATGGCTTGATTACCGCTATTCGGCAGAAGGGTTTATGTTGTTCAATTATGGCGTTGAAGGCGTATCCTACAACTGGGTTGACGGGCCTATGAAGAAGAAGGACGGCTCCGGATTCTTCCCGCCAGCTTTGAGTGAAAGAATTAAAACGCAGCATCCCGAGTTTACGGATCTTTTAACGAAGAATCCGGACGGAGTGGATTTCTGGACTGCGATCGATAAATATAAATCCCTTTATGAGGCCTATCTTAGAAATCCGCTTTCTTATGTAATGGCTCCTGAAGTTTATGATGCAATGGATAAATGGAGCACCCCGGCAAAGGATTACAATTTGCCGCCTTTGTCATCAACCGATGAAGAAGTCAATGTAAATGCCGAAGTGATGACTCAAATCAACACGTATCGGGAAGAAATGGTTTACAAGTTCATCATGGGTGAAGAACCAATTGATGATTTTGACCAATATGTCGCGCAAATTAAAAAAATGGGTATCGATAAGATGATTAAAATCACGCAAGATCAACTTGAACGGTACAACAATAGATAA
- a CDS encoding ABC transporter permease, whose amino-acid sequence MNILKTDFKKNKYIYLMVSIVVAWYIIFAYIPMYGVIIAFKDFNPGRGILNSPWVGLDHFKSFFIDPNFRRVITNTFLINIYDILWGFPAPIILALLMNEVRSKLFKKTVQNLTYLPFFISIVVVCGIIIDFTSTNGLINQLLSHFGFEKTNLLAKKDLFRTIFIGSGIWQGIGWGSIIYLAALTNIDQQQYEAATIDGAGRWKQLLHITLPGISSTIMILLILRMGSIMSVGFEKIILLYNPLTYDTADVISSYVYRRGLLNADYSYSTAIGLLNSLINFLFLIGANWLSKKYSENSLW is encoded by the coding sequence ATGAATATTCTAAAAACGGATTTCAAAAAAAATAAATACATTTATTTAATGGTTTCTATTGTTGTTGCGTGGTACATCATATTTGCCTATATACCTATGTACGGCGTGATTATTGCTTTTAAGGACTTTAATCCAGGACGTGGAATTCTCAATAGTCCATGGGTGGGACTCGACCATTTCAAATCATTTTTCATTGATCCCAACTTTCGGCGCGTAATTACCAATACGTTTCTTATCAATATCTATGACATCTTATGGGGTTTTCCCGCCCCTATTATCCTTGCTTTGCTAATGAATGAAGTTAGAAGCAAGCTATTCAAAAAAACGGTTCAAAACTTGACCTATCTGCCGTTTTTTATATCGATCGTCGTCGTATGCGGTATCATTATCGATTTTACCTCGACCAATGGACTCATTAACCAGCTGCTTTCTCATTTTGGTTTTGAAAAAACGAACTTACTAGCTAAAAAGGATTTATTCAGAACCATATTTATTGGTTCCGGCATTTGGCAAGGTATAGGTTGGGGGAGCATTATCTATCTTGCTGCCTTGACGAATATTGATCAGCAGCAATATGAAGCGGCTACGATTGACGGAGCCGGACGTTGGAAACAGTTATTGCATATTACGTTACCGGGCATATCCTCTACGATCATGATCCTGCTAATCCTCAGAATGGGCTCCATTATGAGCGTAGGGTTCGAAAAGATCATTCTTCTGTACAATCCTTTAACCTATGATACGGCCGATGTTATTTCTTCCTATGTTTATAGGAGAGGTCTATTAAATGCCGATTACAGTTATAGCACGGCTATCGGTCTGCTAAATTCACTGATAAATTTCTTGTTTCTAATAGGAGCCAATTGGCTTTCGAAGAAATATTCGGAAAATAGCTTGTGGTAA
- a CDS encoding carbohydrate ABC transporter permease yields MIHNRSMSEKTFDLFNIIFLSVLSIACIYPMLYVIFASLSDPRLLMQHEGLLLKPLGFTWKGYSLVLNNPNISIGYYNTVYYVVVGTLISMIFTCFGGYALSRKGVLFSKYILILITITMFFSGGLIPFYLLVKDLGIYDTRWAIILPSAINTWNLIIMRTSFMQIPESLEESAKMDGANDFTVLFRIILPLSMPIIAVMVLFYGVAMWNSWFNAAIFLRDRSTFPLQLILREILIQNDKGSMLQVQNGISGQAEDMYRALIQYSTIVIATLPILFAYPFLQKYFVKGIMVGSLKG; encoded by the coding sequence ATGATTCATAATCGTTCGATGAGTGAAAAAACGTTCGATTTGTTTAATATTATTTTCTTGTCTGTGCTTTCCATCGCATGTATATATCCGATGCTATATGTAATCTTCGCCTCATTAAGCGATCCGAGGCTATTGATGCAGCATGAAGGACTATTGCTAAAGCCTCTTGGGTTTACATGGAAAGGCTACTCGTTAGTGTTAAATAATCCCAATATCAGCATCGGCTATTACAATACCGTTTATTACGTTGTGGTTGGAACATTGATTAGCATGATTTTTACTTGCTTCGGAGGATATGCGTTATCAAGAAAAGGGGTTCTATTTTCAAAATATATATTGATTCTAATCACCATAACGATGTTCTTTAGCGGCGGTCTTATTCCGTTTTACTTATTGGTTAAAGATTTGGGCATATACGATACGAGATGGGCTATTATTCTCCCAAGCGCAATAAATACATGGAATCTTATTATCATGAGAACCTCGTTTATGCAGATTCCCGAGAGTCTGGAAGAGTCTGCTAAGATGGACGGTGCAAATGACTTTACGGTCCTTTTTAGAATCATCCTTCCATTATCGATGCCCATTATTGCGGTTATGGTGTTATTCTATGGTGTAGCCATGTGGAATTCATGGTTTAATGCGGCCATATTCCTTAGAGATCGAAGTACCTTTCCGCTTCAACTGATCCTTAGGGAAATCCTTATTCAAAATGATAAAGGCAGCATGTTGCAAGTACAAAACGGAATCAGTGGTCAAGCGGAGGACATGTATAGGGCGCTCATCCAATATTCGACCATTGTGATTGCGACGTTACCCATTCTCTTCGCCTATCCGTTCTTGCAGAAATACTTTGTCAAAGGTATAATGGTCGGCTCATTAAAAGGCTAG
- a CDS encoding DUF423 domain-containing protein, which yields MQTFVVLGSIMMVLAVAIGAFGAHIMKSKLEPDKLKIYEVGVQYHIAHALGIVLIGLLASHDPDSAMIKAAGWLLFAGILLFSGSLYVLSVKRARFLGPITPLGGLCFMAGWVLLALGFM from the coding sequence ATGCAAACATTCGTAGTTCTAGGCAGTATCATGATGGTACTCGCGGTGGCGATCGGCGCCTTTGGCGCGCATATCATGAAAAGCAAGCTGGAGCCCGACAAGTTGAAGATTTATGAAGTTGGCGTGCAGTACCATATCGCGCATGCGTTAGGCATCGTTCTAATCGGCCTGCTTGCTAGTCATGATCCGGATTCCGCAATGATCAAGGCGGCGGGCTGGCTTCTGTTTGCGGGAATCTTGTTGTTCTCGGGCAGCCTGTATGTCCTTAGCGTGAAGAGAGCAAGATTTCTTGGCCCCATCACTCCGCTTGGCGGGCTTTGTTTCATGGCTGGCTGGGTGCTCCTTGCCCTAGGCTTCATGTAA
- a CDS encoding SDR family NAD(P)-dependent oxidoreductase, whose product MNDKPLLVIVGSGPGVSSGIAKKFGSNGFRVVLIARTQPSLERVLEDLRQLGLESHGITADASDPDSLKSAFDHIKNEYGATDVLVYNAAHIVPGDPLSLTEQQLMEDFKVNTVGALTSAQQVVPDMIERRQGALFFTGGGIALTPNPLYASLSIGKAAIRSLALSMAETLSPYGIYVGQVLIADHVQPGTFYDPNRIADVYWELYHNKDQSEYLFRE is encoded by the coding sequence ATGAACGATAAGCCTTTATTAGTCATCGTCGGTTCTGGGCCGGGCGTAAGCTCCGGTATAGCTAAGAAATTTGGAAGCAATGGTTTCCGGGTCGTTCTCATAGCTAGAACCCAGCCATCACTTGAACGCGTCTTGGAAGATCTTCGACAGTTAGGGCTTGAATCGCACGGAATAACGGCAGATGCATCGGATCCGGACTCATTAAAATCAGCCTTCGATCATATAAAAAATGAATATGGAGCCACCGATGTGCTGGTATATAATGCAGCCCACATCGTACCGGGGGATCCCCTTTCGTTAACCGAACAGCAGCTTATGGAAGACTTTAAGGTGAACACTGTCGGCGCGTTGACCAGCGCTCAACAAGTCGTTCCGGATATGATCGAACGGCGGCAAGGGGCGCTCTTCTTCACGGGAGGCGGTATTGCGCTGACTCCGAATCCGCTTTATGCTTCTTTATCCATTGGCAAAGCCGCAATCCGCTCGCTTGCGCTTTCAATGGCGGAGACGTTGTCTCCTTACGGGATTTATGTCGGTCAAGTTCTGATTGCCGATCATGTTCAACCGGGAACGTTTTACGATCCGAATCGGATAGCCGACGTGTATTGGGAGTTATATCACAACAAGGACCAGAGCGAGTACTTATTTAGGGAGTAG
- a CDS encoding glycoside hydrolase, whose amino-acid sequence MNRTITGLCAFGLLAAILSGCADGGDASAPSVAGSPARAAGNEAQAAADAETAKAPVKSTAEPFDFDVDPETFAVTIIKDGVRMPASKPLPKTAVTNVVQTKDAVKWTYPDKVSVSITKKNNDLDIQIESAGAESFQWPSIQADQYTLPIGEGKRIPAKDTNWRQFLKDQTLTWSESFSMDFFALHAGSNPFSLVYVVTNKYNNDVHFDADPNVEYQFTHEFPSINPDKSYGFRLYVTKNDPADIVYPYKSYVAEQGNVVTLEEKAKRNPNVAKLYGAPQIYLWSESILTDADVNWPKLRTLLKGQLGTLLVQLMAGTADGNVELASVLEQASAQDYMDKYQKGMVLSALNQALKMRDLYTAERFPDPGADAQKLIDQGVDKLSEEKLYDLNKLLTGQLLGDAAGDPSTWGQADSTDLIKDMHGAGIDHAWIGLPNWADGLLNPQLVDEANKSGYLIAPYDSYHSIHETQDINWNTASFPDPALYENATITRKDGSKVSGFLGQGRKLNPTLSLPLVQQRVAGILQDGVAYNSWFIDCDATGEIYDDYSPAHITTQQQDLNARLARLGYMANDKRMVVGSEGGNDYASGVIAFAQGIESPVIAWSDPDMREKKDSPYYVGGYYAPTGIPDRYGKPVPIKPLYESVYVDPAYSLPLYKLVYNDAVITTNHWEWGSDKIKGDEQERMLYELLYNVPPLYHLDRAAWDQEKSSIVAFLNVWSPFHEQAVKQEMSGFSILSSDRLVQSAKYGSELSVTVNFSDHDYKAGAEVIPAKSAVLRNGKQSQVFHAADAV is encoded by the coding sequence ATGAACAGAACCATCACCGGCTTATGCGCCTTCGGGCTGTTGGCCGCCATCCTATCCGGCTGCGCGGACGGTGGAGATGCCAGCGCACCGTCCGTTGCCGGCAGCCCGGCGCGCGCCGCCGGCAACGAAGCACAAGCAGCAGCGGATGCGGAGACGGCCAAAGCGCCTGTCAAATCCACCGCGGAGCCGTTCGATTTCGACGTCGATCCGGAGACGTTCGCCGTGACCATTATTAAGGACGGCGTCCGCATGCCGGCTTCGAAGCCGCTGCCCAAGACGGCCGTCACGAATGTCGTTCAGACGAAGGATGCCGTAAAGTGGACCTACCCCGACAAAGTGAGCGTAAGCATCACGAAGAAGAATAACGATCTCGACATCCAGATCGAATCCGCCGGAGCCGAATCGTTCCAATGGCCGTCCATCCAAGCCGACCAATATACGCTCCCCATCGGCGAAGGCAAGCGCATTCCCGCGAAGGACACGAATTGGCGCCAATTCCTGAAGGATCAGACGTTGACGTGGAGCGAATCGTTTTCGATGGACTTTTTCGCCCTGCATGCAGGAAGTAATCCGTTCAGTCTCGTCTACGTCGTGACGAACAAATACAATAACGATGTCCATTTCGATGCGGACCCGAACGTTGAATATCAGTTCACGCACGAGTTCCCAAGCATCAATCCGGACAAGAGCTACGGCTTCCGCCTCTATGTCACCAAGAACGATCCCGCCGATATCGTCTACCCTTACAAAAGCTACGTTGCCGAACAAGGGAACGTCGTCACGCTCGAGGAGAAAGCCAAGCGCAATCCGAACGTCGCCAAGCTGTATGGCGCGCCGCAAATTTACTTATGGAGCGAGTCGATTCTGACCGACGCCGACGTGAACTGGCCGAAGCTTCGGACCTTGCTCAAGGGTCAGCTCGGAACGCTGCTCGTGCAGCTGATGGCAGGCACGGCGGACGGCAATGTCGAGCTTGCAAGCGTGTTGGAGCAGGCTTCCGCGCAGGACTATATGGACAAGTACCAGAAGGGCATGGTCCTGAGCGCACTGAATCAGGCGCTCAAAATGCGGGATTTGTACACGGCCGAGCGGTTCCCGGACCCGGGTGCCGATGCGCAGAAGCTGATTGATCAAGGCGTGGACAAGCTGAGCGAAGAGAAACTGTACGACTTGAACAAGCTGCTGACAGGTCAATTACTCGGGGACGCCGCGGGCGATCCATCCACATGGGGCCAGGCGGATTCGACGGATCTGATTAAGGACATGCATGGCGCGGGCATCGACCATGCCTGGATCGGACTGCCCAACTGGGCGGACGGCCTTCTGAATCCGCAGCTCGTGGATGAAGCGAACAAGAGCGGTTACCTGATCGCGCCCTACGATTCCTACCATTCCATTCACGAAACGCAGGATATCAACTGGAACACGGCCTCGTTTCCGGATCCGGCGCTGTACGAGAACGCGACGATTACCCGCAAGGACGGCAGCAAGGTTAGCGGCTTCCTGGGACAAGGCCGCAAGCTGAATCCGACGCTGTCGCTGCCATTGGTTCAGCAGCGGGTAGCAGGCATCCTGCAGGACGGAGTCGCCTACAATTCCTGGTTCATCGACTGCGACGCGACGGGCGAAATCTACGACGATTACAGCCCTGCGCATATCACGACGCAGCAGCAGGACTTGAACGCGCGGCTCGCGCGGCTCGGCTACATGGCGAACGACAAGCGGATGGTCGTCGGCTCCGAAGGGGGCAACGATTATGCCAGCGGCGTCATCGCGTTCGCACAAGGTATCGAAAGCCCGGTTATCGCTTGGAGCGACCCGGACATGCGCGAGAAGAAAGACAGCCCTTATTATGTCGGCGGCTATTACGCGCCAACCGGCATCCCCGACCGGTACGGCAAGCCGGTGCCGATCAAACCGCTGTACGAGTCCGTATATGTAGATCCGGCCTACTCCCTTCCGCTCTATAAGCTCGTCTACAACGACGCGGTCATCACGACGAATCATTGGGAATGGGGCAGCGACAAGATCAAGGGGGACGAGCAGGAACGGATGCTGTACGAGCTGTTGTATAACGTTCCGCCGCTGTACCACTTGGACCGGGCAGCATGGGATCAAGAGAAATCGAGCATCGTGGCGTTCCTGAACGTATGGTCTCCTTTCCACGAACAGGCCGTTAAGCAGGAAATGAGCGGGTTCTCGATTCTAAGCTCCGACCGCTTGGTGCAAAGCGCGAAGTACGGCAGCGAGCTGTCCGTTACCGTCAATTTCTCGGATCATGACTACAAAGCCGGAGCCGAGGTTATCCCGGCCAAATCTGCCGTGCTCCGTAACGGCAAGCAGAGTCAAGTGTTTCATGCCGCCGATGCGGTTTAA
- a CDS encoding response regulator transcription factor yields the protein MNLLLADDEPLMLQILNAYFTKEGFRTHLAEDGEAALDHFYNHKIDMAVLDWMMPKRSGIEVCQEIKRNSRTKVMLLTAKGDADDEFAALKSGADDYLRKPFDPRILLLRVQKLLQLEARVLLGELTVDLDARKIYRAGKDVSATHKEFELMRYLIVNRGQIVSRKTLLDHVWGFDYFGEERTVDTHIRRLREKIGDRWIRTYRGMGYCLEESQ from the coding sequence GTGAACCTGCTGCTCGCTGACGATGAACCGCTGATGCTTCAAATTTTGAACGCTTATTTTACGAAGGAAGGCTTTCGCACGCACCTCGCGGAGGATGGGGAAGCGGCGCTTGACCATTTCTATAACCACAAAATCGACATGGCCGTGCTGGACTGGATGATGCCGAAGCGGAGCGGGATCGAGGTGTGCCAGGAAATCAAGCGCAACAGCCGGACGAAGGTGATGCTGCTGACCGCCAAGGGCGATGCCGATGACGAGTTCGCCGCGCTGAAATCGGGAGCCGACGATTATTTGCGCAAGCCTTTCGATCCGCGGATCCTGCTGCTGCGCGTGCAGAAGCTGCTCCAGCTGGAGGCGAGGGTCCTGCTCGGCGAGCTGACGGTCGATCTCGACGCGCGGAAGATTTATCGCGCCGGCAAGGACGTGTCCGCCACGCATAAGGAATTCGAACTCATGAGATATTTGATCGTGAATAGAGGGCAGATCGTGTCGCGCAAGACGCTGCTGGACCACGTATGGGGCTTCGATTATTTCGGCGAAGAGCGGACGGTCGACACGCATATCCGCCGGCTGCGGGAGAAGATCGGCGACCGGTGGATCCGGACTTACCGGGGGATGGGCTACTGCCTGGAGGAGTCGCAATGA
- a CDS encoding sensor histidine kinase, with product MSRLARKLMLQITIALCAVFVLWFTVNTYFLPKYVLHQNKDKLARLVDELEPLPYETLVKRIPSVEAEEGVAIAYAELSKPVDDINEALLFQLGRKGITLSKFWLTEESIAALNEGGKVNRIYDQTQLKSSFLVNFMSVGGVVFAVGESISHWSDTISFINRFNVYIWLGMLALLVLLSALYTARIVKPLGELNKAAEAISNLSFTKVDIRTGDEIESLARSINRMSDKLEEAHQTLETKNANLRTFISDISHELKTPLSLIRIYASGIDDGLDDGSYTAVIREQSEAMAGLIDRLLELSRLQEDTYRFEAVAFNSLLTAMLKDYEAAYRQHGLELEIDERLPDEAVVMADRSKLASVLHNMLTNALKYSSGKRVSVSAGVEREKVYFRIRNETLVREDADWSKVWEPFYVMDSSRSKKLSGTGLGLSIVKTVLERHGAAYGLSVKDNMVTFTFSLPLIALGADFE from the coding sequence ATGAGCCGGTTGGCACGGAAGCTGATGCTGCAGATTACGATTGCGCTGTGCGCCGTGTTCGTTCTTTGGTTTACGGTGAATACGTATTTTCTTCCGAAATACGTCCTGCATCAGAACAAGGACAAGCTTGCGCGTCTCGTCGACGAGCTGGAGCCGCTGCCTTACGAGACGCTGGTGAAGCGGATTCCGTCCGTGGAAGCGGAGGAAGGCGTTGCGATCGCCTATGCGGAGCTGTCGAAGCCGGTCGACGACATCAACGAAGCTTTATTGTTCCAGCTAGGCCGCAAAGGCATCACGCTGAGCAAATTTTGGCTGACCGAGGAGAGCATCGCCGCGCTGAACGAAGGCGGTAAAGTGAACCGGATTTACGATCAGACCCAGCTGAAATCGAGCTTCCTCGTCAATTTCATGTCGGTTGGCGGGGTCGTCTTCGCGGTGGGCGAATCCATCTCCCATTGGTCGGATACGATCAGCTTCATCAACCGCTTCAACGTTTATATTTGGCTGGGGATGCTAGCCTTGCTCGTCCTGCTGTCCGCGTTATATACCGCCCGCATCGTCAAGCCGCTCGGCGAGCTGAACAAGGCGGCGGAGGCGATATCCAATCTGTCGTTCACGAAGGTCGATATCCGCACGGGAGACGAGATCGAATCGCTGGCGCGAAGCATCAACCGGATGAGCGACAAGCTCGAGGAAGCCCATCAAACGCTGGAAACGAAGAACGCTAACCTGCGGACCTTCATCTCGGATATTTCGCATGAGCTGAAGACGCCGCTGTCGCTCATAAGAATCTATGCCTCGGGCATCGATGACGGGCTCGATGACGGGAGCTATACCGCCGTTATTCGCGAACAAAGCGAAGCGATGGCCGGGTTGATCGACCGCCTGCTTGAGCTTTCCCGGCTGCAGGAGGATACGTACCGGTTTGAGGCCGTCGCCTTCAATTCGCTGTTAACGGCGATGCTCAAGGATTACGAGGCTGCGTACCGGCAGCACGGACTGGAGCTGGAGATCGACGAGCGGCTGCCGGATGAGGCGGTCGTGATGGCCGACCGGAGCAAGCTGGCGTCCGTCCTGCACAACATGCTGACGAACGCGCTCAAATATTCGAGCGGCAAGCGCGTCAGCGTATCGGCAGGCGTAGAGCGGGAGAAGGTGTATTTTCGCATTCGCAACGAGACCCTTGTCCGAGAGGACGCCGACTGGAGCAAGGTGTGGGAGCCCTTCTACGTCATGGACAGCTCGCGAAGCAAGAAGCTCAGCGGAACCGGCCTTGGTCTGTCGATCGTCAAAACCGTGCTTGAACGCCACGGCGCGGCATATGGCCTGTCCGTCAAGGACAACATGGTGACCTTCACGTTCTCGCTGCCGCTTATTGCGCTGGGCGCTGATTTCGAATAA
- a CDS encoding serine hydrolase domain-containing protein, with product MTNLQTKMQRALDEAVAQGRERGVQLVAYYRGERVVDAWSGIADIRTGRLVDGDTLFPVFSTTKGIAATVLHLLAERGQLDYDRPIADYWPAFGVNGKSTCTVRHALNHTAGIPYMPEGIRLEDAHDWDRMCTAVAGLTPHWPPGEHREYHAITYGWLVGEVARLVDGREFSRILQEDIAVPLGIADGLFVGIPDEAEPRVAYLEEPGFDAATLPQEGPQSVPAWIQPLGGWMNGAAARRACLPASNGIMSARAGARFYAALLPQGVDGIELLPPSRVKLATVPLVTPDGVVHELGLGYDLGGPNNVTGPHATSFGHGGYGGSLAYADPESGLAVAYANNLFSSQCARDEIVALLKRELGIGETPVEQKNGIGG from the coding sequence ATGACCAATCTCCAAACGAAGATGCAGCGCGCGCTGGATGAGGCGGTGGCGCAAGGCAGAGAGCGCGGCGTTCAGCTGGTCGCTTATTACCGCGGCGAACGGGTCGTCGACGCCTGGTCCGGGATCGCGGACATTCGCACGGGGAGGCTCGTGGACGGCGATACGCTGTTCCCTGTCTTCTCCACGACGAAAGGCATTGCCGCAACCGTACTCCACCTGCTGGCGGAGCGGGGGCAGCTCGATTACGATCGGCCCATCGCCGATTATTGGCCGGCTTTCGGAGTTAACGGCAAATCGACATGCACGGTTCGCCATGCCCTGAACCATACAGCGGGCATCCCGTATATGCCGGAAGGCATTAGGCTCGAAGATGCACATGATTGGGACAGGATGTGCACGGCCGTCGCCGGGCTGACGCCGCATTGGCCGCCGGGAGAACATCGGGAATATCATGCGATCACGTACGGCTGGCTGGTCGGCGAAGTGGCCCGCCTTGTGGACGGACGTGAATTTTCCCGCATTCTTCAGGAGGATATCGCTGTACCGCTTGGCATCGCCGACGGACTGTTCGTAGGTATCCCGGATGAAGCGGAGCCTCGCGTCGCGTACTTGGAAGAGCCCGGGTTCGATGCCGCGACGCTGCCCCAAGAGGGACCGCAGTCCGTCCCGGCCTGGATCCAGCCGCTCGGCGGCTGGATGAACGGCGCCGCTGCACGCCGGGCTTGCCTGCCGGCATCCAACGGCATCATGTCGGCGCGAGCGGGCGCCCGTTTCTACGCGGCACTGCTGCCGCAAGGCGTGGACGGTATCGAGCTGCTGCCGCCGTCGCGAGTCAAACTCGCTACGGTACCGCTCGTCACGCCGGACGGCGTCGTTCATGAACTCGGGCTGGGTTACGATCTCGGCGGGCCCAATAACGTTACGGGTCCCCATGCGACCTCCTTCGGCCATGGCGGGTACGGCGGATCGCTCGCCTATGCCGATCCCGAAAGCGGATTAGCCGTCGCTTATGCCAACAATTTGTTTTCGAGCCAATGCGCGCGGGATGAAATTGTCGCATTGCTGAAACGCGAGCTGGGCATCGGCGAAACGCCTGTGGAGCAGAAGAACGGAATAGGAGGGTAA